A region from the Actinoplanes sp. OR16 genome encodes:
- a CDS encoding aldehyde dehydrogenase (NADP(+)) — protein MTDFDIPADRAALLHAVADALDAAADELIPLAAEETHLPHARLTGELARTTFQLRLYAGEIAAGRVHDIRSDPADPGWPSGPRPALTRVRVPIGPVLIFAASNFPFAFSVAGTDTAAALAAGCPVVVKAHPGHPRLSRRVAALVGEVLPDGVFELIEGEQEGRDALLDPRIKAAAFTGSLHGGRALFDLAASRPSPIPFYGELGSVNPVFVTEAAFAARGPEILEGWVGSFTLGLGQFCTKPGVILVPAGSSVDLGVAGGALLNSRIAAGHREARAALAAHPAVRVLVAGDADDTSASPALLATDVASFLTHLDELLVEVFGPTALLVEYTGEQDLLAVARRLPGQLTATVHAPEDDPLLAPLLTELAQHAGRVVLNGWPTGVAVSPAMHHGGPYPATTAPLHTSVGTAAIDRFLRPVTFQNVPASFVKGLA, from the coding sequence ATGACCGATTTTGATATCCCTGCTGATCGTGCCGCTCTTCTCCATGCCGTCGCGGACGCTCTCGACGCCGCCGCTGATGAGCTGATCCCGCTCGCCGCGGAGGAGACGCATCTGCCGCACGCCAGGCTCACCGGGGAATTGGCGCGGACGACCTTCCAACTGCGTCTGTACGCCGGGGAGATCGCTGCGGGGCGCGTCCACGACATACGGTCCGACCCCGCGGATCCCGGCTGGCCCAGTGGTCCCCGTCCCGCACTGACGCGGGTCCGCGTACCGATAGGCCCGGTCTTGATCTTCGCGGCCTCGAACTTCCCCTTCGCGTTCTCGGTAGCCGGGACCGACACCGCTGCCGCCCTCGCCGCCGGATGCCCGGTCGTGGTGAAGGCTCATCCCGGGCATCCGCGCCTGTCCCGCCGCGTCGCCGCCCTGGTCGGCGAGGTTCTGCCGGACGGCGTCTTCGAGCTGATCGAGGGTGAGCAGGAGGGGCGGGACGCGCTGCTGGATCCACGCATCAAGGCGGCGGCGTTCACCGGTTCGCTGCACGGCGGGCGGGCCCTCTTCGATCTTGCTGCTTCGCGTCCATCGCCGATTCCGTTCTACGGCGAGCTGGGCAGTGTGAACCCGGTCTTCGTGACGGAGGCGGCCTTCGCGGCGCGCGGTCCGGAGATCTTGGAGGGTTGGGTCGGGTCGTTCACGCTGGGGCTCGGGCAGTTCTGCACCAAGCCGGGCGTGATCCTGGTGCCCGCCGGGTCCTCGGTGGATCTCGGAGTGGCCGGTGGCGCGCTGCTGAACAGTCGTATAGCGGCCGGTCACCGCGAGGCCCGTGCTGCTCTCGCCGCGCATCCGGCCGTGCGCGTTCTCGTCGCGGGCGACGCCGACGACACGTCCGCTTCGCCGGCGCTGCTGGCCACCGATGTCGCCTCGTTCCTCACACACCTGGACGAACTGCTGGTCGAGGTGTTCGGGCCGACCGCGCTGCTCGTCGAGTACACCGGCGAGCAGGATCTGCTGGCCGTCGCGCGCCGGCTGCCCGGGCAACTGACCGCGACCGTGCACGCCCCGGAGGACGACCCGCTGCTGGCGCCGCTGCTGACCGAATTAGCCCAGCACGCCGGACGGGTCGTCCTGAACGGCTGGCCGACCGGTGTCGCGGTCAGCCCGGCGATGCATCACGGCGGGCCGTATCCTGCCACCACC
- a CDS encoding NAD(P)-dependent oxidoreductase, whose translation MPEQLLITGASGRIGALIRPLLRRPDRRLRLLDPVTPADLVPGEEHLAASITDARAMAAACAGADLVVHLGGLSKDRPWPEILDANINGTQITLEAARTAGVRRVLLASSAHAVGMTPAIRAADADVLPPRPDTFYGVGKVAAEALASVYADRYAMTIVSARIGTVEAEPGGVRSLSTWLSPADMVRLVEAALRLDEPGHHIVNAISRNTRRWMTLAAGERIGYHPEDDAEDWALLYPDAGPTDPREMLGGAWAVSTEPLGTTL comes from the coding sequence GTGCCCGAACAACTGCTGATCACCGGCGCCTCCGGCCGCATCGGCGCGCTGATCCGGCCGCTGCTGCGCCGGCCGGACCGCCGGCTGCGCCTGCTCGACCCGGTCACGCCGGCCGATCTCGTGCCCGGTGAGGAGCACCTCGCCGCGTCGATCACGGACGCTCGCGCGATGGCCGCGGCCTGCGCCGGCGCCGATCTGGTCGTGCACCTCGGAGGGCTCAGCAAGGACCGGCCCTGGCCGGAGATCCTGGACGCGAACATCAACGGCACCCAGATCACGCTGGAGGCCGCGCGTACCGCCGGGGTCCGCCGTGTATTGCTCGCCAGCTCGGCCCATGCCGTCGGGATGACCCCGGCGATCCGGGCCGCCGACGCCGACGTGCTGCCACCGCGCCCGGACACGTTCTACGGCGTCGGGAAGGTCGCCGCCGAGGCGCTGGCCAGCGTGTACGCCGACCGCTACGCCATGACGATCGTCTCCGCCCGGATCGGGACCGTCGAAGCCGAGCCGGGCGGCGTCCGCAGCCTCTCCACCTGGCTCTCCCCCGCCGACATGGTCCGGCTCGTCGAGGCCGCGCTGCGGCTGGACGAACCCGGCCACCACATCGTCAACGCGATCTCCCGCAACACCCGGCGCTGGATGACCCTGGCCGCCGGCGAGAGGATCGGCTACCACCCCGAGGACGACGCCGAGGACTGGGCTTTGCTCTACCCGGACGCCGGCCCCACCGACCCCCGCGAAATGCTCGGCGGCGCCTGGGCCGTCAGCACCGAACCCCTGGGAACGACGCTATGA